A genomic segment from Oncorhynchus clarkii lewisi isolate Uvic-CL-2024 chromosome 14, UVic_Ocla_1.0, whole genome shotgun sequence encodes:
- the LOC139366236 gene encoding phosphatidylinositol 3,4,5-trisphosphate 5-phosphatase 2B-like — MAVAWYHRDISRVHAEDLLARAGRDGSFLVRDSESVPGAYALCLLYQRHVHTYRILPDADGLLAVQTSQGVQVNCFRTLGDLVLGYQHPHKGLVIPLLYPVGRDTEPGEESSGDDEKPGLVWSPSPAPVSVSTSPPEGPPVTPVTPSPHLLFLHRLQELNTPSMAGEVVGLLSEYLCSELPLDVEGLRRGAKGLLHLHHTLGTACQGLNSEIDLTMSSLETLAKVFDHPTCPLTSTKSQNMGRGPDMELDSLLCKISALVSLLSSLEKRVLKALQDAVTNHNLAVQPAPLREPAPVSAPVPAPAPAPVPASAPAPVPAPSPAPAHAPAPAPSPAPVPAPALVPVAKNNARPIPVHSFQIKMVRYGRQTVSVDLDTGVLLFDRKAGSFGAETVSHDRILQLVKFQSSPAKLRMVVDSHHNTPRELMFESARKREAFCQLLQLMKTRHSHLSEPDVISVFVGSWNMGGSPPPRSLQSWVTCCGLGRTPDESTALLPHDIYALGTQENSQGEKEWTEHVKATLHSYTHIEYKQVAVQSLWNMRLAVFVKPEHESRISHVNTASVKTGLGNTLGNKGAVGVSLLFNSTSFGFVNCHLTSGSEKVVRRNQNCADILRLLSLGDRQLSAFDVSLRFTHLFWCGDLNYRLDLDVQDILKHVSKREFDELMCADQLTQERHKRKAFLNFKEEKIAFPPTYRYERGSRDSYLWQKYKTSGVRVNVPSWCDRILWKSYSETHITCNSYGCTDDIFTSDHSPVFATFHVGVTSQLISKTDPNSSMERAWMELEGVEAIVKTASKAKFFIEFHSSCLEEIRRSVENDSQSCDVPGFLKLGWSPKQLPKLLPIVSDMEYLQDQHLLLSVKSCDGFESYGECCVALRSLIGAAEQFETFLTHRGEEMGSIRGRVRVHVPKDRRGTREKIYEWFCFEKDEKGLVRGCLSPPSTRAPISRSSPPPPKPAPSSYTNPAYFIFEGVSVLGRVEESPPPRRDPQVVWAGDSALQLPKLFGGRGCDRKSPRRSDFTEIEIPGILPHYPSTNDHHPPQTNSSYQLFPAKDPLPIPPAPSPTSHYHEQPIQPRPSKNNVVQDSILPAKNLRNMYMNHSAIIREPPRREQPRVHQQEQAIPVRSSKLPAFYPYVSTCVPHTQASAPWVVEQPVGPLGDHSLTALQIAKSLSEVDFFPLDLEAPSTPCQRPAQRNDLAIAAERGYCWEKEVLYGAPETVRELLSTLGLQKYTLGLSLNGWDDLDYFSGITEEDLRAAGVSNPSHRRRILENLPRIWDSL; from the exons ATGGCGGTGGCGTGGTACCACCGCGACATCAGCCGCGTGCATGCGGAGGACTTGCTGGCCCGGGCTGGGAGGGACGGCAGCTTCCTGGTCAGGGACAGTGAGTCTGTGCCTGGAGCCTACGCCCTCTGTCTGCT GTACCAACGGCACGTTCACACTTATCGTATTCTTCCTGATGCAGACGGCCTGTTGGCTGTACAG ACATCTCAAGGGGTGCAGGTGAACTGTTTCCGTACACTGGGGGACCTGGTGTTGGGGTACCAGCACCCTCATAAGGGTCTGGTCATCCCCCTGCTGTACCCTGTGGGGAGGGACACAGAGCCTGGTGAGGAGAGCTCAGGTGATGATGAGAAGCCAGGGCTGGTGTGGAGTCCCAgcccagccccagtctcagtcAGTACATCTCCCCCAGAAGGACCCCCAGTCaccccagtcaccccatccccccatctcctcttcctccacaggCTGCAGGAGCTCAACACACCCAG CATGGCAGGTGAGGTGGTTGGGCTGCTCAGTGAGTATCTGTGCAGTGAGCTGCCTCTGGATGTGGAGGGTCTGCGTAGAGGAGCAAAAGGCCTACTCCATCTACACCACACCTTGGGCACAGCATGCCAGGGACTCAACAG TGAGATTGATCTGACCATGTCCAGTTTGGAGACGCTGGCCAAAGTGTTTGACCATCCCACCTGCCCTTTAACCTCCACCAAGTCACAG AATATGGGTAGAGGTCCAGACATGGAGTTGGACAGCCTGCTGTGTAAAATCTCTGCCCTGGTCAGCCTGCTGTCCTCCCTGGAGAAGAGG GTGCTGAAAGCTCTTCAAGATGCTGTGACCAATCACAACCTGGCTGTGCAGCCTGCCCCTCTCCGTGAACCCGCCCCTGTCTCAGCTCCAGTCCCTGCTCCTGCCCCAGCTCCAGTCCCAGCCTCTGCTCCAGCCCCAGTCCCTGCTCCATCCCCTGCTCCTGCCCATGCTCCAGCTCCAGCCCCTTCTCCAGCTCCAGTCCCTGCTCCAGCACTAGTCCCTGTAGCCAAGAACAATGCCAGGCCCATACCTGTCCACTCCTTtcag attaagaTGGTGCGTTACGGCAGACAGACCGTGTCAGTGGACTTGGACACAGGAGTGCTGCTGTTTGACAGGAAGGCCGGGTCATTCGGAGCGGAGACAGTCTCACACGACCGGA TTCTGCAGCTAGTCAAGTTCCAGAGCAGTCCAGCCAAGCTGCGCATGGTAGTGGACAGTCATCACAACACCCCACGAGAGCTCATGTTTGAGAGTGCAAGG aAACGGGAGGCGTTCTGCCAGCTGCTACAGCTGATGAAGACCAGACACTCCCATCTGAGTGAACCTGATGTCATCTCTGTGTTTGTGGGCAGCTGGAATATGG GTGGCTCCCCTCCCCCTCGCAGTCTGCAGTCCTGGGTGACGTGCTGTGGTCTGGGGCGAACCCCAGATGAGTCCACAGCGCTGCTGCCTCACGACATCTACGCCCTGGGTACCCAGGAGAACTCTCAGGGGGAGAAGGAGTGGACCGAGCACGTCAAGGCTACCCTACACAGCTACACTCATATAGAGTACAAACAG GTGGCAGTACAGTCACTGTGGAACATGAGGCTGGCAGTGTTTGTGAAGCCGGAGCACGAGAGTCGCATCAGCCATGTAAACACAGCCAGTGTGAAGACTGGCCTGGGGAACACACTGG GAAATAAAGGTGCTGTTGGGGTTTCCTTACTCTTCAACAGTACTTCTTTTGGATTTGTTAACTGCCATCTGACCTCTGGCAGTGAGAAAGTAGTCAG GAGGAACCAGAACTGTGCGGACATCCTCAGACTGTTGTCCCTGGGTGACCGGCAACTCAGTGCCTTTGACGTCAGCCTGCGCTTCACACATCTCTTCTGGTGTGGAGACCTCAACTACAGACTAGATCTGGACGTACAG GACATTCTGAAACATGTTTCCAAGCGGGAGTTTGATGAGCTCATGTGTGCTGACCAGCTGACGCAAGAACGACACAAGAGGAAGGCCTTCCTCAATTTCA AGGAAGAGAAGATTGCGTTTCCGCCCACCTATCGGTACGAGAGGGGGTCCAGGGACAGTTACCTGTGGCAGAAGTACAAGACCTCTGGC GTGCGTGTCAATGTGCCATCATGGTGTGACCGGATTCTGTGGAAGTCTTACTCAGAGACACATATCACCTGCAACTCCTATG gttgTACAGATGACATCTTCACCAGCGACCACTCGCCTGTTTTTGCCACATTCCATGTAGGGGTGACGTCACAGTTAATTTCCAAAACAG ACCCAAACTCGAGCATGGAGAGGGCCTGGATGGAGTTGGAAGGTGTTGAGGCCATTGTGAAGACAGCCAGCAAAGCCAAGTTCTTCATTGAGTTTCACTCATCCTGCCTTGAAG AGATCCGCCGTTCCGTAGAGAATGACTCACAGAGCTGTGACGTGCCTGGCTTCCTCAAACTGGGCTGGTCCCCCAAACAGCTGCCCAAG CTTCTCCCGATCGTCTCAGACATGGAGTACCTTCAGGATCAGCACCTCCTGCTGTCTGTCAAGTCATGTGACGGGTTTGAGTCATACG GTGAGTGCTGTGTGGCACTGCGCTCCCTTATCGGCGCGGCAGAGCAGTTTGAGACGTTTCTGACCCACCGGGGTGAGGAGATGGGCTCCATACGTGGGCGGGTCAGGGTCCATGTGCCCAAGGACCGGCGAGGAACACGGGAGAAGATCTACG AATGGTTCTGCTTTGAGAAGGATGAGAAGGGTCTGGTGAGGGGATGCTTGTCTCCTCCGTCCACTCGGGCACCTATCAGCCG ATCCTCACCGCCTCCACCCAAGCCGGCCCCTAGCAGTTACACAAACCCTGCCTACTTCATATTTGAAGGTGTGTCTGTCCTGGGAAGAGTAGAGGAGTCTCCACCCCCTCGCAGGGACCCTCAGGTGGTCTGGGCCGGCGACTCCGCGCTGCAGTTACCCAAACTCTTCGGGGGGCGTGGCTGTGACAGGAAGTCCCCTCGCAGGTCTGACTTCACTGAAATCGAGATTCCAGGGATCCTGCCCCACTATCCTTCCACCAATGACCATCATCCACCCCAGACTAACTCCTCCTATCAGCTCTTCCCAGCAAAGGACCCATTGCCAATCCCCCCAGCCCCAAGTCCCACCTCTCACTATCATGAACAACCCATACAACCACGACCAAGCAAAAACAATGTTGTCCAGGACTCCATCCTGCCTGCCAAGAACCTGAGGAACATGTACATGAACCACTCCGCCATCATCAGAGAGCCCCCCAGGAGAGAACAACCTAGGGTGCACCAACAGGAACAAGCCATCCCTGTACGGAGCAGCAAACTCCCAGCCTTCTACCCATATGTGTCCACCTGTGTACCCCACACCCAGGCCTCAGCACCGTGGGTGGTAGAGCAGCCAGTTGGACCCCTTGGGGACCACTCCCTCACAGCCCTGCAGATAGCCAAGTCACTCAGTGAGGTAGACTTCTTCCCATTGGACCTTGAGGCTCCATCTACCCCATGCCAGAGACCGGCCCAGAGGAATGACCTGGCCATAGCTGCAGAAAGAGGATACTGCTGGGAGAAAGAG GTCCTCTATGGAGCTCCAGAGACGGTGCGAGAACTACTCAGCACCCTGGGTCTACAGAAGTACACTCTGGGACTCAGCCTCAACGGCTGGGACGACCTGGACTACTTCAG TGGCATCACAGAGGAGGACCTGCGTGCAGCCGGAGTGTCGAACCCGTCGCATCGCCGGAGGATCCTGGAGAACCTACCCAGGATCTGGGATTCACTATAG